A portion of the Bacteroidota bacterium genome contains these proteins:
- a CDS encoding helix-turn-helix domain-containing protein, with product MNTGEKIRQARTKKGFSQEYLGSKIGVKQSVISEMEAGNREVNIEELLKISETLEEPLAKLLHLPMNVEFNNCPGAGIVVYHQFPPELIKVLEKLTDKL from the coding sequence ATGAATACAGGCGAAAAAATAAGGCAAGCCCGTACAAAAAAAGGGTTCTCTCAGGAATATCTCGGAAGTAAAATAGGGGTAAAACAGAGTGTCATAAGCGAAATGGAAGCAGGTAACAGAGAAGTAAATATTGAAGAACTGCTAAAAATATCAGAAACTTTGGAAGAGCCTCTTGCCAAGCTCTTACATTTGCCTATGAATGTGGAATTTAATAATTGTCCGGGAGCGGGTATTGTTGTCTATCATCAATTTCCGCCTGAACTGATTAAGGTTTTGGAAAAGTTGACAGACAAACTCTGA
- a CDS encoding sugar phosphate nucleotidyltransferase, with the protein MKIIVPMAGQGKRMRPFTLTVPKPLIPIAGKPIVQRLVEDIAEICGETIDEVAFIIGDFGKETEKSLISIAESVGAKGTICYQDVALGTAHAVLCAKHALEGEVIIAFADTLFRAQFDFDRNTDGMIWVHSVKDPSAFGVVKLNAEGVITDFIEKPQQFVSDLAIIGIYYFKDGNNLKNELQYLIDNDIKEKGEYQLTNALENMKTKGLRFVPGKVEEWLDCGNKNATVYTNQRVLINNSHKVATPLGRFGSDVKIIEPCYIAEGVEISQAEIGPYVSIGKNSKISNAHISNSIIQANACINNISFTNSMIGNFAELNGEKNEFGLGDYSTMG; encoded by the coding sequence ATGAAGATAATAGTTCCCATGGCGGGTCAAGGCAAACGAATGAGACCCTTTACTTTAACAGTCCCAAAACCATTGATTCCTATTGCAGGCAAACCCATTGTGCAACGATTAGTAGAAGATATTGCCGAAATTTGTGGTGAAACCATTGACGAAGTAGCCTTTATCATTGGCGATTTTGGCAAAGAGACCGAAAAATCATTAATCTCAATAGCAGAAAGTGTGGGGGCAAAAGGAACTATTTGCTACCAAGACGTTGCGCTGGGAACAGCCCATGCAGTGCTGTGTGCAAAACATGCATTAGAAGGAGAAGTGATTATTGCCTTTGCAGACACTTTGTTTCGTGCGCAATTTGACTTTGACCGAAATACAGATGGAATGATTTGGGTTCATTCTGTGAAAGACCCCAGCGCATTTGGGGTGGTGAAACTCAATGCAGAAGGCGTTATTACCGATTTTATTGAAAAACCGCAACAATTCGTTTCAGACCTTGCAATCATCGGAATCTATTATTTCAAAGACGGGAATAATCTCAAAAATGAATTGCAGTATCTGATTGACAATGATATCAAGGAGAAAGGTGAATATCAACTCACCAACGCGCTTGAGAACATGAAAACCAAAGGATTGCGTTTTGTTCCCGGCAAAGTAGAAGAATGGCTCGACTGCGGAAATAAAAATGCTACTGTTTATACCAATCAACGGGTGCTCATCAACAACAGCCACAAGGTGGCTACTCCTTTAGGACGCTTTGGTTCTGATGTAAAAATTATTGAACCTTGTTACATAGCAGAAGGGGTAGAAATCAGCCAGGCAGAGATAGGTCCTTATGTTTCCATAGGCAAGAACAGCAAAATCAGCAATGCCCACATCAGCAATAGCATTATCCAAGCCAATGCATGCATCAACAACATTTCATTTACCAACTCAATGATTGGAAATTTTGCCGAACTCAACGGAGAAAAAAATGAATTTGGACTGGGCGATTACAGCACAATGGGCTAA
- the dut gene encoding dUTP diphosphatase, whose translation MTKINVINKSGNPLPAYQTTGSAGMDLMAFLEKDIEIASGKTALIPTGLFFELPQDMEAQIRPRSGLAFKHGITVLNSPGTIDSDYRGEIKVLLINHSDTPFTIQNGERIAQVIFAKVTQISWVETQNISQTERGAGGYGHTGK comes from the coding sequence ATGACAAAAATTAATGTAATCAATAAATCCGGCAACCCACTCCCTGCATATCAAACCACCGGCTCTGCAGGAATGGATTTGATGGCTTTTCTGGAAAAGGATATTGAAATTGCATCAGGCAAAACTGCCCTCATTCCTACAGGACTGTTTTTTGAATTGCCGCAAGACATGGAAGCACAAATACGTCCACGTAGCGGCCTGGCATTCAAACATGGAATTACGGTACTTAATTCACCGGGAACCATTGACAGCGACTACAGAGGAGAAATAAAAGTGTTGCTCATCAACCATTCTGACACTCCTTTTACCATTCAAAATGGAGAGCGAATTGCACAAGTAATTTTTGCAAAAGTTACCCAAATCTCTTGGGTTGAAACACAGAACATCAGCCAAACCGAAAGAGGTGCAGGCGGCTACGGACATACAGGAAAATAA
- a CDS encoding oligosaccharide flippase family protein — protein MSAIKKLAAQTLTYGLPNIVGRFINVLLVPLYTAYLSTAADYGIVTIVFTLASFLNVVYTHGMETAFFNFARTEIGDKKSFATTFNSVLITGLILTGIGFVFADSLAKVMDYENQTVIFRLLAGILFFDALAAIPFAWLRQQEKTKKYVLIRLVGIFLNIGLNLLLIPGFLWAYSQGYIGFDPQPHFISYIFWSNLVSSACIFLLLLPEVLKNRISIPKGLWRKMLAYALPLILVGLAGIVNETLDRILLKFLLPAGIADTEVGIYSAFYKISLVITLFIQSFRYAAEPFFFNHAKNENPQKTYAQVMDYFVWICGFILILTLVFLPLIAKILIRNKVYFEDGRGITIVPLLLLANLFLGVYYNLSIWYKLSNKTMMGGVIASLGACITILLNILLIPKLGFVGSAWATLGAYFGMTVISFIVGEKYYPVPYSYGKLAMNFVLLGAICLWFYVSPPGILFTILAALCYGGFFWWVERPDKNPTFAQLFRRK, from the coding sequence TTGTCAGCAATCAAGAAATTAGCAGCCCAAACCCTCACTTATGGACTTCCAAATATTGTTGGAAGATTTATTAATGTGTTGCTGGTCCCGCTTTATACTGCCTATTTAAGTACTGCGGCTGATTATGGTATTGTTACGATAGTTTTCACATTGGCTTCTTTTCTGAACGTAGTTTATACACACGGCATGGAGACAGCTTTTTTCAACTTTGCCCGTACAGAAATTGGTGATAAGAAATCATTTGCTACCACATTTAATTCGGTTCTGATTACAGGACTGATATTAACCGGAATCGGTTTTGTATTTGCTGATTCTTTGGCTAAAGTCATGGATTATGAAAATCAGACTGTGATTTTTAGATTGTTAGCAGGAATTTTGTTTTTTGATGCATTGGCAGCGATTCCTTTTGCATGGTTGAGACAACAAGAAAAAACCAAGAAATATGTACTTATCAGATTGGTAGGCATTTTTCTAAATATTGGTTTAAACTTGCTATTGATACCCGGATTTTTATGGGCTTATTCCCAAGGATACATTGGATTTGACCCACAACCTCATTTTATTAGTTATATTTTTTGGTCAAACCTTGTTTCGAGTGCTTGTATTTTCTTATTGCTACTACCCGAAGTATTAAAAAACAGAATATCTATTCCCAAAGGATTATGGCGCAAAATGTTGGCTTATGCGCTCCCCCTGATTCTGGTGGGTTTGGCAGGTATTGTGAACGAAACTCTTGATAGAATACTGTTGAAGTTTTTGTTGCCAGCGGGTATTGCAGACACCGAAGTTGGGATTTATAGCGCATTCTACAAGATTAGCCTTGTCATTACTCTTTTTATTCAATCATTTAGGTATGCTGCCGAACCTTTCTTTTTTAACCATGCCAAGAATGAAAACCCTCAGAAAACCTATGCCCAGGTAATGGATTATTTTGTATGGATTTGTGGTTTTATTCTGATTCTAACCTTGGTATTCCTTCCTCTTATTGCCAAAATACTGATACGCAACAAAGTATATTTTGAAGATGGTCGCGGAATAACCATTGTTCCACTTCTATTGCTTGCCAATCTTTTTTTAGGAGTTTACTACAATCTGTCAATTTGGTATAAGCTTTCAAACAAAACCATGATGGGTGGAGTGATTGCCTCATTGGGCGCATGTATAACCATTCTGCTGAATATATTATTAATTCCAAAACTTGGTTTTGTGGGTTCTGCTTGGGCTACTTTGGGGGCATATTTTGGGATGACTGTAATTAGCTTTATTGTGGGCGAAAAATACTACCCTGTACCTTATTCTTATGGAAAATTAGCCATGAACTTTGTTTTATTAGGTGCAATATGTCTTTGGTTTTATGTTTCCCCTCCCGGTATTTTATTCACAATCTTGGCAGCCCTATGCTACGGTGGATTCTTTTGGTGGGTTGAAAGGCCCGACAAAAACCCTACATTTGCACAACTTTTCAGAAGAAAATGA
- a CDS encoding capsular biosynthesis protein, translating into MHDHLLFGLDDGSESLTKSVEMAKKYVDLGYTHITCTPHIISNFYPNTRPLIAEKAELLQAELNKLSIPLTLDFAAEYFIDDSFVKKLKDKEPLLSFAGNHVLVETGFLNMPRNLHDIFFEMFANGYTPVFAHPDRYVYFHTNFDLAEQVFQTGAKFQLNLLSFIGYYSAISKKFVEWLLEKQFYHFLGTDAHNMKHLELIPQIWQSKAFSKIHWDRVENIKKPLI; encoded by the coding sequence ATGCACGATCATCTGCTGTTTGGCTTAGATGATGGTTCTGAGTCTTTGACAAAATCTGTGGAGATGGCTAAAAAGTATGTTGACTTAGGCTACACGCATATCACTTGTACACCTCATATTATCTCCAATTTCTATCCTAATACCAGGCCTTTAATTGCTGAAAAGGCAGAGCTTTTACAAGCCGAACTGAACAAACTCTCCATTCCTTTGACACTAGATTTTGCCGCAGAATATTTCATTGACGACAGTTTTGTTAAGAAACTCAAAGACAAAGAACCCTTGCTAAGCTTTGCGGGTAACCATGTGTTGGTGGAAACAGGATTCTTGAATATGCCGCGAAATCTGCATGATATTTTTTTTGAAATGTTTGCAAACGGCTACACACCGGTTTTTGCACATCCGGATAGGTATGTTTATTTTCATACAAATTTTGACTTGGCAGAGCAGGTTTTTCAAACCGGTGCTAAATTTCAACTAAACCTATTGTCGTTTATTGGATATTATTCTGCTATCAGCAAGAAATTTGTGGAATGGTTGCTTGAAAAGCAATTCTATCACTTTTTAGGAACGGATGCACATAACATGAAACACCTCGAACTGATTCCTCAAATATGGCAATCTAAAGCTTTTTCTAAAATCCATTGGGACAGAGTGGAGAATATAAAAAAGCCCTTAATTTGA
- a CDS encoding polysaccharide biosynthesis tyrosine autokinase — protein MQEYELEELQSRDDDSGFDGIELFRLILVVKKTIIWVIIFMLIAITSCYYYLRYTQPIYKASSIIKLDVQSEAADIGMGNVATPFAKQIDNLVGETELIKSSLVAAEVADYLDIGISYYAIGNILTTELYRTNPFEVKIISGDQSGMQDINYYVSFVSESEFSLSTVENSIETSTYHIGDVIEMQGLKFALIWNQAIKGGIGNQKEYYFRINSKSALISFLRNGLEASTAVKEARTIAIEFTDFNRSKAMAIVNAFDTVYMKHSLAKKQASQEQTILFLENQLQETSKKLDDSEKEIEQFVRSNKTADPGSEFTSIIQKSQEQEDKKAQLELQNKQVAEILNFIQRDAVKDNVFPLVFGIDNQQITDGVNKLNELYKQRELLKISSKTTTTPFKKIDLEISIIKSQLLDYVIEYKNSLISQITEINTRITEYKSSFDELPTLETELNRLKRYQSLYEKFYLSLLDKHIEFQISKAGTVPEFTILSAATSPYEPIHPDKNKIWSYFLIGGIIPGLLLIISRYMMMNLVLDPRAVEKKIYAPILGLVPSYKKKMDASTLIVDHNPKSSISESLRTIRSNADFMLENKPNHFIAVTSTVSGEGKTMFAINYAAITALSGKKVIILDFDMRKPKIHIGFGVANTSGISTILVGQTQWQDAIHKTRIANLDFITSGPTPPNPSELILRKEFDQLIYGLFEKYDVVMVDTPPIGLVTDASTIMTKTDLSVYVIRSGYSHKNTISNVNKLYASKKLNKLSVIINDIKVGNKYGYGYGYGYGYGYGYGYGYYDEDKKQKKSFWKRLLGR, from the coding sequence ATGCAAGAATACGAGTTAGAAGAACTGCAGTCCAGAGACGATGATTCAGGGTTTGATGGAATAGAATTATTTCGACTGATTCTTGTTGTAAAAAAGACGATTATTTGGGTAATCATCTTTATGTTGATTGCCATTACTTCCTGCTACTACTATCTTCGCTATACGCAACCTATCTATAAAGCATCTTCTATTATAAAATTAGATGTACAATCAGAGGCAGCCGATATCGGAATGGGCAATGTAGCCACACCTTTTGCTAAACAAATAGACAATCTTGTAGGAGAAACAGAATTAATCAAATCATCTCTTGTAGCTGCAGAAGTGGCAGACTATCTTGACATAGGAATATCATACTATGCTATCGGTAATATTCTTACTACTGAACTATACAGAACAAATCCTTTTGAGGTTAAGATTATATCAGGCGATCAATCGGGGATGCAAGATATCAACTACTATGTTTCTTTTGTCTCAGAATCAGAATTTTCACTATCCACTGTTGAAAATAGTATAGAGACAAGCACCTATCATATTGGAGATGTTATTGAAATGCAAGGGCTAAAGTTTGCTTTGATTTGGAACCAGGCAATCAAAGGGGGAATAGGCAACCAAAAAGAATATTATTTTAGAATTAACAGCAAATCTGCACTTATATCTTTCTTAAGAAATGGTTTAGAAGCGAGCACTGCTGTCAAAGAAGCAAGAACTATTGCAATTGAATTTACGGATTTTAACAGGTCAAAAGCAATGGCTATTGTAAACGCCTTCGACACAGTTTATATGAAACATTCTCTTGCCAAAAAACAAGCATCCCAAGAGCAGACAATATTATTTTTGGAAAATCAACTTCAAGAAACTTCCAAAAAATTAGATGACTCAGAGAAGGAAATAGAACAGTTTGTTAGAAGTAATAAAACAGCAGATCCGGGCTCAGAGTTCACTTCTATCATTCAAAAATCACAAGAACAGGAAGATAAAAAAGCACAACTTGAATTGCAAAATAAACAAGTTGCAGAAATTCTGAATTTTATTCAACGTGATGCGGTTAAGGATAATGTTTTTCCCTTGGTTTTTGGAATTGACAATCAGCAAATTACAGATGGAGTAAACAAATTAAATGAATTGTATAAACAAAGAGAGTTGCTCAAAATCTCCAGCAAAACCACTACTACTCCATTCAAAAAAATTGATTTAGAAATATCTATTATTAAATCACAACTATTAGACTATGTGATTGAATACAAGAATTCTTTGATATCACAGATTACCGAAATAAATACAAGAATAACTGAGTACAAAAGCTCCTTTGATGAACTTCCGACATTGGAAACCGAGTTAAACCGATTGAAGCGTTATCAAAGTTTATATGAAAAATTTTATTTATCACTCTTAGACAAACACATAGAATTCCAAATTTCCAAAGCAGGAACTGTTCCGGAGTTTACCATTTTGAGTGCAGCAACCTCGCCCTATGAGCCTATTCACCCGGATAAGAATAAGATTTGGTCTTATTTTCTCATAGGTGGAATTATTCCGGGATTACTTTTGATTATATCCAGATATATGATGATGAATCTTGTGTTAGATCCAAGAGCAGTTGAGAAGAAGATTTATGCTCCTATTCTGGGTTTGGTGCCTTCTTATAAGAAAAAGATGGATGCCTCTACCCTCATAGTGGATCACAATCCCAAATCGTCAATAAGTGAATCTTTGCGCACCATTCGTTCAAACGCTGATTTCATGTTAGAAAACAAGCCCAATCACTTTATTGCTGTTACCTCTACGGTGAGTGGTGAAGGGAAAACTATGTTTGCAATTAACTATGCAGCCATAACTGCATTGAGCGGAAAAAAAGTAATAATACTGGACTTTGACATGCGCAAACCCAAAATACATATTGGTTTTGGTGTTGCCAATACTTCCGGTATCAGCACTATACTCGTTGGACAAACACAGTGGCAGGATGCCATACATAAAACCAGAATTGCAAATCTTGATTTCATTACTTCCGGACCTACTCCACCTAATCCTTCGGAGTTAATTCTCAGAAAAGAATTTGACCAACTTATTTATGGGTTATTTGAAAAATATGATGTTGTAATGGTTGACACTCCACCAATTGGCTTGGTTACGGATGCAAGTACAATTATGACAAAGACCGATTTATCTGTTTATGTTATTCGTTCCGGATATTCTCACAAAAACACTATATCTAACGTAAATAAACTTTACGCCAGCAAAAAACTCAATAAACTATCTGTTATTATTAATGATATTAAGGTGGGAAATAAATACGGCTATGGTTATGGGTACGGATACGGGTACGGCTATGGATATGGCTATGGATACTACGATGAAGATAAAAAGCAAAAGAAAAGCTTTTGGAAACGCTTATTGGGTAGATAA
- a CDS encoding polysaccharide biosynthesis/export family protein yields MEIRKHITILLIGLMFVWGGCKKYTSNTMLKTKKGDINWSVEYKKVVDEYKLRPGDKIQYSIYTNLGEAIIDPSGNLVSANTAAPTDAQGGVDGKPTYEISESGFCFFPVIGKLNVAGLKISELDSLLSTNYEKYYNQVYIISRVTNKRVIVLGGSGSKIIPLVNYNTSLLEIIAIYGGIGNDARAYNIRVVRGDLKNPEVTVVNLRTVDDMKNTIINIKPDDIVYIEPVRQPVMEGLREYREIFYITNSLLTIFLLIDRLK; encoded by the coding sequence ATGGAAATAAGAAAACATATAACAATATTGCTCATAGGTTTGATGTTCGTGTGGGGAGGGTGTAAAAAATATACTTCCAATACAATGCTCAAAACAAAAAAAGGTGATATCAATTGGTCCGTAGAATATAAAAAAGTGGTGGATGAATACAAACTCAGACCCGGTGACAAAATTCAATATAGTATTTATACAAACTTGGGTGAAGCCATTATTGACCCTTCCGGCAATTTGGTTTCTGCCAATACCGCAGCACCCACGGATGCTCAAGGAGGTGTTGACGGAAAACCCACATACGAAATTTCAGAATCCGGTTTTTGTTTTTTTCCCGTAATAGGCAAGTTAAATGTTGCCGGTCTGAAGATATCCGAGCTTGACAGCTTGCTGTCAACTAATTACGAAAAGTATTATAACCAAGTATATATCATATCAAGAGTAACCAACAAAAGAGTAATTGTATTGGGAGGTAGTGGCAGCAAAATTATTCCTTTGGTAAACTATAACACAAGTTTACTTGAAATCATTGCAATATATGGCGGAATAGGAAATGATGCGCGTGCATATAATATCAGGGTAGTGAGAGGGGATTTAAAAAACCCCGAAGTTACGGTTGTCAACCTCCGAACCGTTGATGATATGAAAAACACTATCATCAATATCAAACCCGATGATATTGTCTATATTGAACCTGTGAGACAACCCGTAATGGAGGGATTGAGAGAATACCGAGAAATTTTTTACATAACGAATTCCCTTCTTACAATCTTTCTTTTAATAGATAGACTTAAATAA
- the rfbA gene encoding glucose-1-phosphate thymidylyltransferase RfbA, whose amino-acid sequence MKGIILAGGSGTRLHPLTLAISKQLMPVYDKPMIYYPLSVLMMAGIREVLIISTPHDLPLFQKLLGDGSAIGCKFEYALQEVPNGLAQAFVIGKKFIAKDNVALILGDNIFFGESLQDLLHACKNPEGGIVFAYHVSDPQRYGVVEFDSKMNAVSIEEKPMHPKSNFAVPGLYFYDNEVVAISESLKPSARGEYEITDVNKIYLERKKLKVGLMHRGTAWLDTGTFSSLMQAGQFVQVIEERQGLKIGCIEEIAWRMGFIDDEQLLKVAKPLEKSGYGTYLINLLKNKQWK is encoded by the coding sequence ATGAAAGGGATAATACTTGCCGGAGGTTCAGGAACACGACTGCATCCGCTCACGCTCGCCATCAGCAAACAACTCATGCCGGTGTATGACAAGCCCATGATTTATTATCCTTTGTCTGTGCTTATGATGGCAGGAATAAGAGAAGTTTTAATCATTAGTACTCCGCATGATTTACCCTTATTTCAAAAACTTTTAGGAGATGGAAGTGCTATTGGTTGCAAATTTGAATATGCCCTTCAAGAAGTTCCCAACGGGCTTGCTCAAGCTTTTGTGATTGGAAAAAAATTTATTGCTAAAGACAATGTTGCGTTGATTTTGGGAGACAATATTTTCTTTGGAGAAAGCCTGCAAGATTTACTACACGCATGTAAAAACCCTGAAGGAGGAATCGTATTTGCATATCACGTATCAGACCCACAACGCTATGGAGTGGTGGAATTTGACAGCAAAATGAATGCGGTTTCTATTGAAGAAAAACCAATGCACCCTAAATCCAATTTTGCAGTTCCTGGGTTGTATTTCTATGACAATGAGGTTGTAGCAATCAGCGAATCACTTAAACCCTCCGCAAGAGGCGAATATGAGATTACCGATGTCAACAAAATTTATTTAGAAAGAAAAAAACTCAAAGTGGGTCTTATGCATAGAGGTACAGCATGGTTAGACACAGGTACATTTAGTTCGCTCATGCAGGCTGGACAGTTTGTGCAAGTAATAGAAGAAAGACAAGGATTGAAAATAGGTTGTATAGAAGAAATTGCTTGGAGGATGGGTTTTATTGATGATGAACAATTATTGAAGGTAGCAAAACCGCTCGAAAAATCAGGCTATGGAACGTATTTAATAAATCTTTTAAAGAACAAACAATGGAAATAA
- the rfbB gene encoding dTDP-glucose 4,6-dehydratase gives MNSPQKILITGGAGFIGSHVVRRFVNEYPQYSIFNLDKLTYAGNLENLRDVENAPNYKFIKGDITEETFIAELFEKEKFDAVIHLAAESHVDRSILFPLEFLKTNILGTTILLEAFKKFGNISKGLFYHISTDEVYGELDDHGKFVETTPYSPNSPYSASKASSDHFVRAYHRTFGIPVVVSNCSNNYGSHQFPEKLIPLFINNIQNNLPLPVYGKGENVRDWLWVNDHARAIDVIFHKGKVGETYNIGGNNEWKNIDLVRLMCQLLDEKLGRTKGSSEKLITYVKDRAGHDFRYAIDSSKLMKELGWKPSVDFEQGLSLTIDWYLQNNQWLNNVTSGAYKSYYQTQYNNR, from the coding sequence ATGAATAGTCCCCAAAAAATACTCATCACCGGTGGAGCCGGGTTTATTGGCTCTCATGTTGTCCGCAGATTTGTAAATGAATATCCTCAATATTCCATTTTTAACCTTGACAAACTCACTTATGCAGGGAATCTTGAGAATCTGAGAGATGTTGAAAATGCACCAAACTACAAATTTATTAAAGGCGATATTACCGAAGAAACCTTTATAGCTGAGCTTTTTGAGAAAGAAAAATTTGACGCTGTCATTCATTTAGCGGCAGAATCCCATGTTGACAGGTCGATTCTTTTTCCATTAGAGTTTTTGAAAACCAATATTTTAGGAACTACCATTCTGTTAGAAGCGTTTAAGAAGTTTGGAAACATAAGCAAAGGCTTGTTTTACCATATTTCTACGGACGAAGTTTATGGAGAACTTGATGATCATGGTAAGTTTGTAGAAACAACACCTTATTCACCCAATTCTCCTTACTCTGCTTCCAAAGCCTCATCAGACCACTTTGTGAGGGCATACCACAGAACCTTTGGAATTCCGGTTGTAGTTTCCAATTGTTCCAATAACTACGGCTCTCATCAATTTCCGGAAAAACTAATACCTCTATTTATCAATAATATTCAAAACAATCTTCCATTACCGGTTTATGGCAAAGGAGAAAATGTACGTGATTGGCTTTGGGTAAATGACCATGCGAGAGCCATTGATGTGATTTTTCACAAGGGAAAAGTTGGCGAAACATATAATATAGGTGGCAATAATGAATGGAAAAACATAGACTTAGTGCGTCTGATGTGTCAGTTATTGGATGAAAAACTCGGCAGAACAAAAGGTAGTTCTGAAAAACTCATTACTTATGTAAAAGACAGAGCCGGGCATGATTTCAGATATGCCATTGATTCATCCAAATTGATGAAAGAATTGGGCTGGAAACCATCCGTTGATTTTGAACAAGGACTCTCTCTTACCATTGATTGGTATTTACAAAACAATCAATGGCTTAACAACGTGACAAGTGGTGCATACAAAAGCTACTACCAAACGCAATATAACAACAGATAA
- a CDS encoding FKBP-type peptidyl-prolyl cis-trans isomerase: MKRTLSIGMLMIAFLFVVSCSKRAGFEKTKDGLQFKYLYRSDSKILPQIGQILFVNYTIKTEDDSMLFSTYQDLRRQDKIELQEPMFKGGDIYSALAMMSEGDSIAFLISADSFYIKTRGESQLPAEIKPGSFLQFVIKLEKIVNAQDYEAIKNRERYEKLVKEVGNIDSFFKSKNWEDTKLENGIRYYITDHTEGKKVQLGNEVEFHYVGTLLDNGAEFVNSYLAGGRARFIVGDENIKPEAMNYMLMQMREGEKATFVVPFDLAFGEYGVANLVPPFATVIYEIFLVKVKD; this comes from the coding sequence ATGAAAAGAACTCTAAGCATCGGAATGCTAATGATTGCATTCTTATTTGTGGTTTCATGTAGCAAAAGAGCCGGATTTGAGAAAACAAAAGACGGGCTACAATTCAAATATTTGTATAGAAGTGACAGCAAAATTTTACCCCAGATAGGACAAATTCTTTTTGTCAATTACACCATAAAAACAGAAGATGACAGTATGTTGTTCAGCACTTACCAAGATTTGCGCAGACAAGATAAAATAGAACTTCAGGAACCCATGTTCAAAGGTGGTGATATTTATAGCGCATTGGCAATGATGTCTGAAGGAGACAGTATTGCCTTCCTTATTTCTGCAGATTCTTTTTATATCAAAACAAGAGGAGAGTCGCAATTACCGGCAGAAATCAAACCGGGTTCGTTTTTACAGTTTGTGATTAAATTAGAAAAAATTGTAAATGCACAAGATTATGAAGCGATTAAAAACAGAGAAAGATATGAAAAATTGGTAAAAGAAGTAGGCAATATAGACAGCTTCTTTAAATCCAAAAACTGGGAAGACACAAAACTCGAAAACGGAATCAGATATTACATAACCGATCACACAGAAGGAAAGAAAGTGCAACTCGGAAACGAAGTTGAATTTCACTATGTAGGGACTTTGTTGGACAATGGGGCAGAGTTTGTCAACTCTTATCTTGCAGGAGGACGTGCAAGGTTTATTGTGGGTGATGAAAATATCAAACCCGAAGCGATGAATTATATGTTGATGCAAATGCGCGAAGGAGAAAAAGCTACCTTTGTAGTGCCTTTTGATCTTGCGTTTGGAGAATATGGAGTGGCAAACCTCGTACCTCCTTTTGCTACCGTTATATATGAAATCTTTTTAGTTAAAGTGAAAGACTAA